Proteins encoded by one window of Winogradskyella sp. PG-2:
- the mscL gene encoding large conductance mechanosensitive channel protein MscL, protein MLKEFKDFIMTGNVIDFAVAVIMAGALGGVMNGFVNNIAMPFAGYFAGGMNFGDLHHAMDGKEYNTLAAAQEAGGAVIAYGAWINTIINLLIVGLVMFMIVKAYNKTKAPAEEPAPAGPSEVDLLTEIRDALKK, encoded by the coding sequence ATGTTAAAAGAATTTAAGGATTTTATTATGACAGGTAACGTGATTGATTTCGCTGTTGCTGTAATTATGGCTGGTGCTCTTGGTGGAGTAATGAATGGCTTTGTAAATAACATTGCTATGCCATTTGCAGGTTATTTTGCTGGAGGTATGAACTTTGGTGATCTGCATCATGCTATGGATGGTAAAGAGTATAATACTCTCGCTGCTGCGCAAGAAGCTGGTGGAGCCGTAATCGCATATGGAGCATGGATTAACACTATAATTAACTTATTAATTGTTGGTTTAGTAATGTTTATGATTGTAAAAGCATACAACAAAACTAAAGCACCTGCTGAAGAGCCAGCACCTGCTGGACCATCTGAAGTTGATTTATTAACTGAAATTAGAGACGCTCTAAAAAAATAA
- a CDS encoding aspartate-semialdehyde dehydrogenase — protein MKVAVVGATGLVGNVMLNILEERNFPVDELLLVASERSVGKKIKFKGKDIEVIGIPTAIEKRPDIALFSAGGSTSLEWAPKFAQVGTTVIDNSSAWRMDLSKKLVVPEINANALSKDDKIIANPNCSTIQMVMALAPLHKQYKIKRIVVSTYQSVSGTGVKAVEQMENEIAGKKGEMAYPYPIHKNAIPHCDIFEENGYTKEEMKLVRETQKILDDRTIAVTATAVRIPTAGGHSEAINVEFENDFDLTEVRQLLNETDGVTVQDNLDVNVYPMPMYANGKDDVFVGRIRRDGSQPNTLNLWVVSDNLRKGAATNTVQIGEYLIENNLV, from the coding sequence ATGAAAGTAGCAGTTGTAGGTGCAACAGGTTTAGTGGGAAATGTAATGCTTAATATATTAGAAGAGCGCAATTTCCCCGTTGACGAATTATTATTAGTGGCTTCAGAGCGTTCTGTTGGCAAAAAAATAAAGTTTAAAGGAAAAGATATTGAGGTAATTGGTATTCCGACAGCTATTGAAAAACGTCCAGATATTGCGTTATTCTCTGCTGGTGGTAGCACCTCTTTAGAATGGGCGCCAAAATTTGCGCAAGTTGGCACAACAGTAATTGATAACTCATCTGCCTGGAGAATGGATTTATCAAAAAAATTAGTTGTCCCAGAAATCAATGCAAATGCACTATCTAAAGACGATAAGATTATAGCCAACCCAAATTGTTCTACTATACAAATGGTTATGGCATTAGCACCACTTCACAAACAATACAAAATTAAACGTATTGTGGTTTCTACATACCAATCCGTATCAGGTACTGGTGTAAAAGCCGTTGAACAGATGGAAAATGAAATTGCTGGTAAAAAAGGTGAAATGGCTTATCCTTACCCTATTCATAAAAACGCTATTCCTCATTGTGATATTTTCGAAGAAAATGGATATACTAAGGAAGAAATGAAGTTGGTAAGAGAGACTCAAAAAATTCTTGACGATAGAACAATTGCTGTTACTGCAACGGCAGTTAGAATACCAACTGCAGGCGGACATAGTGAAGCTATAAATGTTGAATTTGAAAATGACTTTGATTTAACTGAGGTTAGGCAACTACTTAATGAGACAGATGGTGTGACTGTTCAAGATAATCTTGATGTTAATGTATATCCTATGCCAATGTACGCTAATGGGAAGGATGATGTTTTTGTTGGTCGTATAAGACGTGATGGTTCTCAACCAAACACACTAAATCTATGGGTTGTAAGTGATAACCTTAGAAAAGGTGCCGCAACTAATACTGTCCAAATAGGTGAATATTTAATTGAAAATAATTTAGTTTAA
- a CDS encoding prolyl oligopeptidase family serine peptidase: MKKLLLIIVALSIFVSCKNETESVKAITINYPETKKVDTVDTYFDEAVADPYRWLEDDRSEETEAWVKSQNDATYGYLDNIPYRKELKERLTKLWNYEKIGSPFKEGDYTYFYKNDGLQNQYVIYRYKTGANPKTAEVFLDPNTFTEDGTISLGGTSFSKDGKILAYSISEGGSDWRKILVMNTETKEIVEDTLVDIKFSGMSWYKNEGFYYSSYDKPKGSELSAKTDQHKVYYHKLGTKQSSDPLIYGGTAKEKHRYIYGGVTEDDRYLIISPRVSTSGNKLYIKDLTIPNSPLVEILGHTDSDSNIIENVGSKLYIMTNLGAPNQKIVTVDASNPKPENWVDFIPETENVLSPSTGGGYFFANYMVDAVSKVLQYDYNGKLVREVELPGVGSSRGFGAKKKDNELYYSFTNYVTPGSIYKYDIKNGTSELFRKPSIDFNPEDYESKQVFYKSKDGTKVPMIITHKKGLELNGKNPTILYGYGGFNISLTPSFSIANAVWMEQGGIYAVANLRGGGEYGKAWHNAGTKLKKQNVFDDFISAGEYLISNKYTSSGYLAIRGGSNGGLLVGATMTQRPDLMKVALPAVGVLDMLRYHTFTAGAGWAYDYGTTEDDKEMFEYLKGYSPVHNVKEGVEYPATMVTTGDHDDRVVPAHSFKFAAELQSKQAGNNPTIIRIETDAGHGAGTPVSKTIEQYADIFGFTLYNMGFDVLPSKANEKIKG; the protein is encoded by the coding sequence ATGAAAAAATTACTTCTAATTATTGTTGCTCTTAGTATTTTTGTTTCTTGCAAAAACGAAACAGAATCTGTGAAAGCTATTACCATAAATTATCCTGAAACAAAAAAAGTTGATACTGTAGATACTTATTTTGACGAAGCTGTTGCTGATCCATACAGATGGTTAGAAGATGATCGTAGTGAAGAAACTGAGGCTTGGGTGAAATCTCAAAATGATGCCACTTATGGTTATTTAGACAATATTCCTTATCGTAAAGAGCTCAAAGAACGACTTACTAAATTATGGAACTACGAAAAAATTGGCTCACCATTTAAAGAAGGGGATTACACCTATTTCTACAAAAATGATGGTTTACAAAATCAATATGTAATTTATAGGTATAAAACAGGTGCAAACCCTAAAACAGCTGAAGTCTTTTTAGATCCTAATACGTTTACAGAGGATGGTACAATTTCTTTGGGCGGCACAAGCTTTTCTAAAGATGGTAAAATCCTTGCTTATTCTATTTCAGAGGGTGGAAGTGACTGGAGAAAGATTCTAGTAATGAATACTGAAACTAAAGAAATTGTTGAGGATACTTTAGTTGATATAAAATTCAGCGGTATGTCTTGGTATAAAAATGAAGGTTTTTATTATTCAAGCTATGACAAACCTAAAGGAAGTGAATTATCTGCAAAAACAGATCAGCATAAAGTATATTATCATAAGCTAGGAACTAAACAATCTTCAGACCCATTAATTTATGGTGGAACTGCTAAAGAAAAGCATCGTTATATTTATGGCGGAGTTACTGAGGATGATCGTTATTTAATTATTTCGCCTAGAGTTTCTACTTCGGGCAATAAATTATATATCAAAGATTTAACTATCCCTAATTCACCACTTGTTGAAATATTAGGTCACACAGATTCAGATTCTAACATTATTGAAAATGTAGGCTCTAAACTTTACATTATGACCAATCTTGGTGCGCCTAATCAAAAAATTGTTACTGTTGATGCTTCAAATCCTAAACCAGAAAATTGGGTTGATTTTATTCCTGAGACTGAAAATGTATTAAGCCCATCCACAGGTGGAGGCTACTTTTTTGCCAATTATATGGTTGATGCTGTTTCAAAAGTGTTACAGTATGATTACAATGGCAAATTAGTTAGAGAGGTTGAGTTGCCAGGTGTTGGGAGTTCTCGTGGTTTTGGTGCAAAGAAAAAAGATAATGAATTGTATTATTCTTTTACCAATTATGTAACTCCTGGAAGTATATATAAGTACGATATTAAAAATGGTACTTCAGAATTATTTAGAAAACCAAGTATTGACTTTAATCCTGAAGACTATGAAAGCAAACAAGTCTTTTACAAGTCTAAAGATGGTACCAAAGTTCCTATGATTATTACACATAAAAAGGGTTTAGAACTTAATGGTAAAAACCCGACTATTCTCTATGGTTATGGTGGTTTCAATATTTCTTTAACACCAAGTTTTAGTATTGCAAATGCTGTTTGGATGGAACAAGGTGGTATATATGCTGTTGCCAACCTTAGAGGTGGCGGTGAATATGGTAAGGCTTGGCACAATGCTGGTACAAAACTCAAGAAGCAAAATGTCTTTGACGATTTTATTTCTGCAGGAGAATATCTTATTTCTAATAAATACACTTCATCAGGTTACTTGGCGATTAGAGGAGGCTCTAATGGTGGATTATTAGTTGGTGCTACTATGACACAACGACCAGATTTAATGAAAGTAGCCTTACCAGCTGTTGGTGTTTTAGACATGTTACGATATCATACGTTTACTGCTGGTGCTGGTTGGGCTTACGATTACGGAACCACAGAGGATGATAAAGAAATGTTTGAATACTTAAAAGGGTATTCGCCTGTTCATAATGTAAAAGAAGGTGTCGAATATCCTGCTACCATGGTAACTACAGGAGATCATGATGATCGTGTTGTACCTGCACATAGTTTTAAATTTGCTGCCGAACTGCAAAGTAAACAAGCTGGCAACAACCCTACTATAATAAGAATTGAGACAGATGCAGGACATGGTGCTGGTACACCAGTAAGTAAGACTATTGAGCAATACGCAGATATTTTTGGATTTACACTATATAATATGGGCTTTGATGTGTTACCAAGTAAAGCTAATGAAAAGATAAAAGGATAA
- a CDS encoding HAD family hydrolase: MSLNQLHKQLKEKNIKFLFTDYYDTIVHRHVHPNYVQRIWAKLMILEMGLTNSIDELYNIRQESTRHLIETLEKNSVEISYDALKADISKRMINADIIPVEEKNVFINLFEAIDVKAEASVQYINQSVLDTLKYFKSNGGKVYLVSDFYGSKSLFEKLLKHHGILDVFEGIYSSAALEKSKHSGTIYAPILEELAVDPKDVMMIGDNQRSDYTNAIKNGLNAYQLPHKKYLRKNKRNNFGNDNKDLKRVMNSVYKTCRKRSSIPYTEYVIFYHVFAERVYEKAKRNKLKDLFFLSREGKFLKKLFDSYQDFAQIDESRRIKTHYLKISRHAALQMSLKAIEIEPFSFLQLKYKNLSTDDFLIAVNCPDDLRAQIISELHIDGQSVIEGFFKSETFENLKQNETLRNYWETHRKASNLAFRTYIKSFNVDIEKDGITVIDIGWGGTMQEAIYNFYDCEIPVTGYYLGLGNIYNIQPETKRYGLISSIMPYVDYNDHILMANQQLYEQFSGADHGSALDYSLETEDYVLETRNEEEKWLYDNYIKLHQEEMLASHKVLLQKLESQCYSQDMMQNIISKIALKVGLFQGSKKLKFLDTLSNGFFQNVGNNQVGISYEPPKIDSPIKELIKFLMTPEKYFRYLVKVRPVLYKKSKLITLLVPMYLIYCYIRFNKYIRFNILERFFLLKHNAFNKLK; this comes from the coding sequence TTGTCACTTAACCAACTACACAAACAACTTAAAGAAAAGAATATAAAATTTCTTTTTACAGACTATTATGATACTATAGTTCATAGACATGTGCACCCTAATTATGTACAAAGAATTTGGGCAAAGCTTATGATTTTAGAAATGGGATTAACCAATTCTATTGATGAACTATATAATATCAGACAAGAATCAACAAGGCACCTCATCGAGACCTTAGAAAAGAATAGTGTTGAGATTTCTTATGACGCTCTAAAAGCTGATATATCTAAACGAATGATTAATGCTGATATCATTCCTGTTGAAGAAAAAAATGTTTTCATTAATCTTTTTGAAGCTATCGATGTTAAAGCAGAAGCAAGTGTACAATACATAAACCAAAGTGTTTTAGACACTTTAAAATACTTTAAGTCTAATGGCGGTAAAGTGTATCTGGTTTCGGATTTCTATGGCTCTAAATCTTTATTTGAAAAATTACTAAAACACCATGGTATTTTAGATGTTTTTGAAGGTATTTATAGTTCTGCAGCACTAGAAAAAAGCAAACATAGTGGTACTATTTATGCGCCTATTTTAGAAGAATTAGCTGTTGACCCAAAAGATGTAATGATGATTGGTGATAATCAAAGAAGTGATTATACCAATGCCATAAAAAATGGATTAAACGCCTATCAATTACCTCATAAAAAGTATTTAAGAAAAAATAAACGCAACAACTTTGGAAATGACAACAAAGATCTAAAACGCGTTATGAATTCCGTTTACAAGACTTGCCGTAAACGTTCCTCCATTCCATATACTGAATACGTTATATTTTATCACGTATTTGCCGAACGTGTATATGAAAAAGCCAAACGAAATAAACTCAAAGATTTGTTCTTTTTATCTCGTGAAGGAAAATTTCTTAAAAAACTATTCGACTCTTACCAAGACTTTGCTCAGATTGATGAAAGTAGAAGAATAAAAACTCATTATTTAAAAATTTCAAGGCACGCAGCACTTCAGATGTCATTAAAAGCAATTGAGATAGAACCCTTTTCTTTTCTTCAATTAAAATATAAGAACCTTTCAACTGACGATTTTTTAATTGCGGTGAATTGTCCTGATGATTTAAGGGCTCAAATTATTTCAGAACTTCATATAGATGGGCAATCAGTAATTGAAGGCTTTTTTAAATCAGAAACATTTGAGAACCTAAAACAAAACGAAACTCTAAGAAACTACTGGGAAACACACAGAAAAGCAAGTAACCTAGCTTTTAGAACATATATTAAATCGTTTAATGTAGATATAGAGAAAGATGGCATTACCGTTATAGATATTGGTTGGGGCGGCACTATGCAAGAAGCTATTTATAATTTTTACGATTGTGAAATCCCAGTAACAGGTTACTATTTAGGTTTAGGTAACATCTACAATATTCAACCAGAAACAAAACGTTATGGATTAATATCGTCTATAATGCCTTATGTAGATTATAACGACCATATTTTAATGGCCAATCAACAACTATACGAACAATTTTCTGGTGCAGACCATGGAAGTGCTTTAGACTATAGTTTGGAAACTGAAGATTATGTTTTAGAAACACGTAACGAAGAAGAAAAATGGCTATATGACAATTATATTAAATTACATCAAGAAGAAATGTTGGCATCTCACAAAGTACTTCTACAAAAATTAGAGTCGCAATGCTATTCTCAAGATATGATGCAAAATATAATTTCTAAAATTGCATTAAAAGTTGGTCTATTTCAAGGTTCTAAAAAACTAAAATTCTTAGATACATTAAGTAACGGATTCTTTCAAAATGTAGGTAATAACCAAGTTGGTATTTCTTACGAACCACCTAAAATTGATAGCCCTATAAAAGAGTTGATTAAGTTTTTAATGACACCAGAAAAGTATTTTAGGTATCTCGTAAAAGTAAGACCTGTTTTATACAAAAAGAGCAAGCTCATAACCTTATTGGTGCCAATGTATTTAATTTATTGCTACATACGATTTAATAAATATATACGATTTAACATTTTAGAACGTTTCTTTCTCTTAAAACACAATGCTTTTAACAAGTTAAAGTAG
- a CDS encoding Ig-like domain-containing protein — protein MVKNYFLLFLITLFLHSCGTDDNLTPLNIETESDLVVLTQNSEIEIFMFSNDSNIPSNGQLSISNPSKGSAIIIDVNATPNNPSDDSVKYTANPNETGEDSFEYTICNNSGNCKTEVISVTITSGTDVPSNLEGMPFQTLSEYQLFQSPLKNLNPEFGVLPYTLNSTLFTNYAKKKRFIWMPNNTKASYISDDAPLNFPVGTILIKGFYYNNVLPNNDTQNIETRLMIRKNEGWVFANYVWNSDQTEATLDLNGSFVNLEWQDENEIKSVQYRIPAGAECHTCHKVIEVSQPIGPKPRNLNLVYNYEGESINQLEKLRDIGYLENSLPSNIETLPNYDDTSLSLGLRARAYLDINCAHCHSEETHCAYRPMRFSFSDTEDFTNIGLCVDPDTDLGLGHEHIVEPGDARNSVLYYRLSSTEPSDRMPLLGRSLIHIEGADLIEDWINSLNNDCN, from the coding sequence ATGGTAAAAAATTACTTTCTACTTTTTTTAATCACTTTGTTTCTGCATTCTTGTGGCACAGATGATAATTTGACGCCCTTAAATATAGAGACAGAATCAGACTTAGTGGTATTGACTCAAAATTCTGAAATTGAAATTTTTATGTTTTCAAATGATTCAAATATTCCATCAAACGGGCAGCTATCTATAAGCAATCCTTCAAAAGGGAGTGCTATAATTATAGATGTTAATGCGACACCAAATAATCCTAGTGATGATAGTGTAAAGTATACGGCAAATCCTAACGAGACTGGTGAGGACTCTTTTGAATATACTATATGTAACAACTCAGGAAACTGTAAAACAGAAGTGATATCGGTTACTATTACAAGCGGTACTGATGTACCTTCTAATTTAGAAGGTATGCCTTTTCAAACACTTTCCGAATATCAATTATTTCAAAGCCCATTAAAAAACCTAAACCCAGAATTTGGTGTTCTTCCTTATACATTAAACTCTACACTATTTACAAATTATGCTAAAAAAAAGCGTTTCATTTGGATGCCAAATAATACAAAAGCTTCCTATATAAGCGACGATGCGCCTCTTAATTTTCCTGTTGGCACTATATTAATTAAAGGGTTTTATTATAATAATGTTTTACCGAATAATGACACTCAAAATATCGAAACACGCTTAATGATTAGAAAAAATGAAGGCTGGGTTTTTGCAAATTATGTATGGAATTCTGACCAAACAGAAGCTACATTAGATTTAAATGGAAGTTTTGTTAATCTTGAGTGGCAAGATGAAAATGAGATTAAAAGCGTACAGTATAGAATTCCTGCAGGTGCAGAATGTCATACATGCCATAAGGTGATTGAAGTATCTCAGCCCATTGGGCCGAAACCAAGAAACCTTAACTTAGTATATAACTATGAGGGAGAGTCTATAAATCAATTGGAAAAGCTTAGAGATATAGGCTATTTAGAAAATTCTTTACCTTCTAATATTGAAACACTGCCTAATTATGACGACACTAGTCTTAGCCTCGGACTAAGAGCTAGGGCTTACTTAGACATCAATTGTGCACATTGTCACTCTGAAGAAACACATTGTGCCTATCGCCCTATGCGCTTTAGTTTTTCAGACACTGAAGATTTTACCAATATTGGTCTCTGTGTAGATCCCGACACTGATCTTGGATTAGGTCATGAGCATATTGTAGAACCTGGTGATGCCAGAAACTCTGTATTATACTATAGATTAAGTTCTACAGAACCCTCAGACCGAATGCCTTTGCTTGGACGTTCTTTAATACATATAGAAGGGGCTGATCTTATTGAAGATTGGATTAACTCCTTAAATAACGATTGCAACTAA
- a CDS encoding FG-GAP-like repeat-containing protein, with amino-acid sequence MKKILHIALILGLFGGGIYAQVLNEAANWPNDQWSISGSYDVDHLDHNPTIASGSSSFSFDDNLAGGSSINNVAVESPIIDLTAAYNANETELIVAFDYALNIYLQESLRLQFWDASAVQWVNWGTALSENSSATVNFCNGGTTDYTSEALNISSFATNQLEGFKYRILYDDNSSFGWGFCVNSVVISSTAPPACPNVSSVMTTSVTSTTADVSWIAGGTETGWEVAVILTGSATPSSGDFTSNSVVSLNGLTPSTNYTVCVRADCNIDGFSTWECTDFLTGIDTSGYPVTFTTNPIATNGTYDIALVDLNGDFLDDIVSVSSTNVNVHYQLASGGFNMVNIGTTSADFSPNWSLAAGDFDRNGYNDLLYGGGSGVTFMKANATGTAYTEISGSDYVFSQRSNFIDINNDGHLDAFVCHDVQANVYYINDGSGNLTFYQGPSSEAPNGIGTVPGGGNYATVWIDYDNDRDMDMFIAKCRGGSTTISTNELWRNDGNGMFVNVADSNGWYNSTYPGAGHNNDSNLGDNVQTWSSAWADFDNDGDMDVYVGASNTTNGDSKLMRNNGDGTFTDITSGSGVLSASLGIENAPADFDNDGYVDIISNGDVLFNNGDFTFTNYSSNMPPNGAIGDTNSDGFLDVFRFGNIYVNNTNSNNWIKINTVGTDSNINGIGARVEIMTTAGKQIRDVRSGEGFEFMSSLNTHFGIGTETSIESITVYWPSGIIDYIPNPTINTTVNIIEGSFLSLEDETLRDVVIYPNPVEDILNIETSTSLINKIATVFDINGKIVLNQKLITNTLKVSSLGSGIYFLRLESEGKSIKRKFIKK; translated from the coding sequence ATGAAAAAAATATTACACATCGCTCTTATACTTGGCCTTTTTGGTGGAGGTATTTATGCCCAAGTATTAAACGAAGCAGCAAACTGGCCTAATGATCAATGGTCCATTTCTGGGTCTTATGATGTTGACCATCTAGATCATAATCCGACAATTGCTTCTGGTTCTAGCTCATTCTCCTTTGATGATAATTTAGCAGGTGGATCATCTATAAATAATGTCGCTGTAGAATCACCAATCATTGATTTAACTGCTGCTTATAACGCAAATGAAACTGAATTGATTGTAGCTTTTGATTATGCTCTTAATATTTACCTGCAAGAATCTTTACGACTTCAATTCTGGGATGCTAGTGCTGTTCAATGGGTAAATTGGGGAACTGCTTTATCTGAAAATTCATCTGCTACAGTTAATTTTTGTAATGGAGGTACTACAGACTACACTAGTGAAGCTTTGAATATATCTTCTTTTGCAACTAACCAATTAGAAGGGTTTAAATATCGCATTTTATATGATGACAACAGCTCATTTGGATGGGGTTTTTGTGTTAACTCAGTAGTTATTAGCTCTACTGCTCCACCAGCATGTCCTAACGTGAGTTCAGTAATGACAACTAGTGTCACTTCTACAACTGCCGATGTTAGTTGGATTGCAGGAGGTACTGAAACGGGATGGGAAGTTGCTGTAATACTAACAGGGTCAGCCACACCTTCTTCTGGAGACTTTACTTCAAATAGTGTTGTTAGTTTAAATGGCCTTACTCCATCAACTAATTATACTGTTTGTGTTAGAGCTGATTGTAATATAGATGGCTTCAGCACTTGGGAATGTACAGATTTCTTAACAGGTATTGATACATCTGGTTATCCTGTTACATTCACAACAAATCCAATAGCTACAAACGGAACTTACGATATTGCTCTAGTAGATTTAAATGGCGACTTTTTAGATGATATTGTTTCAGTAAGCTCAACTAATGTTAATGTTCATTATCAGCTTGCTAGTGGTGGGTTTAATATGGTAAATATAGGCACTACATCTGCAGATTTTTCACCTAACTGGAGTTTAGCTGCTGGCGATTTTGATCGTAATGGCTATAATGATCTTTTGTATGGTGGTGGTTCTGGTGTTACATTTATGAAAGCAAATGCAACCGGTACAGCATATACAGAGATATCTGGGTCTGATTATGTATTCTCACAACGATCAAATTTTATAGATATTAATAATGACGGTCATCTTGATGCATTTGTATGCCATGATGTACAGGCCAATGTTTATTATATCAATGATGGTTCTGGAAACCTAACATTCTATCAAGGACCTAGTTCTGAAGCTCCAAATGGTATTGGTACAGTTCCTGGTGGTGGTAACTATGCAACTGTTTGGATTGATTATGATAACGATAGAGATATGGATATGTTTATTGCCAAATGTAGGGGTGGCTCAACCACAATTAGCACTAACGAATTATGGAGAAATGATGGCAATGGTATGTTTGTAAATGTTGCTGATAGTAATGGTTGGTACAATTCTACTTACCCAGGAGCTGGTCATAATAATGATTCTAACTTAGGAGATAATGTACAGACTTGGTCTTCTGCTTGGGCTGATTTTGATAACGATGGAGATATGGATGTATATGTAGGTGCAAGTAACACTACTAATGGAGATTCAAAATTAATGCGTAACAATGGAGATGGCACTTTTACAGATATAACTTCTGGATCTGGTGTCTTATCAGCTAGTTTAGGAATAGAAAATGCACCTGCAGATTTTGATAATGATGGGTATGTAGATATTATATCAAATGGCGATGTTTTATTTAATAATGGTGATTTTACATTTACAAATTATTCTAGTAATATGCCCCCAAACGGAGCTATTGGAGACACTAATAGTGATGGGTTTTTAGATGTCTTTAGATTTGGAAATATCTATGTAAATAATACCAATTCAAATAATTGGATTAAAATTAATACCGTTGGGACCGACAGTAATATTAATGGTATTGGAGCTAGGGTTGAAATAATGACAACTGCTGGAAAACAAATAAGAGATGTAAGAAGTGGTGAAGGTTTTGAGTTTATGAGTTCTCTAAATACACATTTTGGGATAGGCACTGAAACTTCTATTGAAAGCATTACTGTTTATTGGCCATCTGGTATTATAGATTATATTCCTAATCCTACTATAAATACAACGGTCAATATTATTGAAGGCTCTTTTTTAAGTTTAGAAGACGAAACACTTAGAGATGTAGTTATATACCCAAACCCAGTTGAAGATATTTTAAATATTGAAACCTCAACAAGTCTTATAAATAAGATTGCTACTGTTTTTGATATTAACGGAAAAATAGTACTCAACCAAAAATTGATTACAAATACCTTAAAGGTTTCTAGTTTAGGAAGTGGGATTTACTTTTTAAGACTTGAATCTGAAGGAAAAAGTATAAAACGAAAGTTTATAAAAAAATAG
- a CDS encoding ABC transporter ATP-binding protein, giving the protein MLRVKHVSFGYSKTTILKAIDFNVKTGENLAIIGESGSGKSTLLKLIYGEFDLEHGHIYWNEKEILGPKFNLVIGYGFIKYVTQEFDLMPFTSVENNIGKHLSNFFPVEKQKRINELIKVVELEAFAKTKVKNLSGGQKQRVAIARALAKQPEILLLDEPFSHIDNFKKQSLRRSVFKYLKENNITCIVATHDKNDVLGFSDAMLVLHKAKIVAQDTPQNLYSNPKLPLVASFFGEFNVIEPFGIVYAHQLKIVENSDLKAVVKQSYFNGNTWLIEAEYNSESMFIEHKVNIETSSIIKFEVLV; this is encoded by the coding sequence ATGCTTCGAGTAAAACATGTTTCTTTCGGATACTCCAAAACTACAATTTTAAAAGCTATAGACTTTAATGTAAAAACGGGAGAAAATTTAGCCATTATTGGTGAAAGTGGATCGGGAAAAAGTACACTTCTCAAACTCATTTATGGTGAATTTGATTTAGAACATGGACATATTTATTGGAATGAGAAAGAAATTCTTGGCCCCAAATTTAACTTGGTGATAGGTTATGGCTTTATAAAATATGTCACCCAAGAATTTGATTTGATGCCTTTCACCTCTGTTGAAAACAACATAGGTAAACACCTCTCTAATTTCTTTCCTGTAGAAAAGCAAAAACGTATTAATGAACTTATAAAAGTTGTGGAACTCGAGGCCTTCGCTAAAACCAAAGTTAAGAATCTCAGCGGAGGACAAAAACAACGTGTTGCTATTGCTAGAGCCTTGGCAAAACAGCCAGAAATCTTATTACTAGACGAGCCTTTTAGCCATATAGATAATTTTAAAAAGCAATCGCTAAGGAGAAGTGTATTTAAATATCTAAAAGAAAACAACATTACATGCATTGTTGCTACTCACGACAAAAATGATGTGCTAGGGTTTTCAGACGCAATGTTAGTGCTTCATAAGGCGAAAATCGTAGCTCAAGATACACCTCAAAACCTATATAGTAATCCCAAATTACCATTAGTGGCATCTTTCTTTGGTGAGTTTAATGTCATAGAACCTTTTGGAATTGTCTATGCCCATCAACTTAAAATAGTAGAGAATTCAGATTTAAAAGCTGTAGTAAAGCAGTCTTATTTTAATGGAAATACTTGGTTAATTGAGGCTGAGTATAATTCTGAATCTATGTTTATTGAGCACAAGGTTAACATCGAAACATCATCTATTATAAAGTTCGAAGTTCTGGTCTAA